The DNA segment TCGAAGTACCTCCCCTTATCATAGGCCCGAGGGATGCCGTTGAGGATCTCCTCCTGATTCAGCAGGAAGAACTCCATCTCAGGACCTACGTTGCAGATGAAACCCATCTTCTTCGCCTTCTCCGTGGCGCGTTCCAGGACCAGGCGCGGATCCCCTTGGAAGCGATTCCCATCATGGTGAAATATTTTGCATACAAGACGAGCAGTCTTCTGGTCGGTCCCGCAGGTCCAAGGATATATCTGGAGAGAGTCCAGGACTGGAATTCCCATGAACTCAGATTCATCCACGGTCGAGTAACCAAGGATGGAGGAACCATCGATGGACACCCCTTCGTCCATCGCCTCTTCCAAGCTCTCTGAAGGGATGGAGATGCTCTTAACGGTCCCCATGATGTCTGAGAACTGCATCTCTACGAACTTCACACCCTCCTTCTTAACATGTTCAAGAACGGTCTCCTTGGTCGATTCGATCTCCAAAGATATCATTATCGACAAATAAGGGATAATAAGTGAAGTAATTTTTCCACAAGAGATAAAAATGATGAGCTGGGAAAGCGTTCCATCGACCTTCATCGCACCTGGTTACATGATCTTTCCAGAGGCGATGATATCAGAGTACCCTTTTTTTGTAAGAAGGTATTCGAGGACAGGTGACCCCGGTCCTTTCTCTGGCTCAAGGTGGCATCTAGCGCGGTCAGCAATGATCCCGGCGTGACTAGGGCCTCGCCATATTCAAATGCACTTCATACAAGGTTGTCCACTGCCTGGTTCAAAGGAGTTGAGAGGCATTGAACGTACATGTTGAACAAAGGCATGTTGGAGGTATTGGGCCACAGTATCGCTGAACCCCAGTGCGATCCTGGACTTAGCCTATGCGAAGAAGGGATTACACTAACTTGAGGATGTGTTCACCAGCAAGCAAGATGAGCATCAGGATGAAGAATAGGATGATCCAGATGCCTACGGCCGTGAGGGCTGAGCGTTTTGCCTTCACCTCATCCCGCCACTCGCTAGGCCACACACCGAGGGATATGAACACGATGGTACCGGCCAGGTTGATGCCTATGAGGTTGCTTATCAGGAGGAGCAAGGACTGAGAGGCGTAATAGAACTCACCCTCTCCTAAGAGCAGCCCAGTTACCACCAATGGGGGCAACAGCGCTGCAGCCACGGTCACACCTACCAGGGCCGTTCCCGCGCCTATGGCGAAGAACAAGGCTGCCGCTGCTCCAGCCGCAAATCCGATAATGATGTCCCCCATGCCCACCTTGGTCCTGAGCGCGATCTCATTGATGGCTGGATCAACGTGTAGGAACAATCCGAAAACAAAGGACAGCGCCAGGGCAAGCAAGAGGCCGGAAACCAGCGTGATCAGGGCCTTCCGGGCGAGGTTCTGGTTGGCAAGCGTGGTGGATAAGGACAAGGCGACATTGGGGGTGAGCAGGGGAGCGATGACCATGGCTCCGATGATGACCGCGATATTGTTCTCGACCAACCCTACCG comes from the Methanomassiliicoccus sp. genome and includes:
- a CDS encoding TIGR00341 family protein produces the protein MALRLVEIIVPTSLTKRVEELIQEEEVEEQPRIPLGEDLVMVRIILDAEETEAVTMRFNEVFSTFKGFRINILQLGATIPEYKPKEEKEKEEKEKAEAMKKSKESATSNANAIEATDASITTGEEGKAVPEKKQRTANDKQKKKRRISRDELYSDLSDSVKVNVNYVVLVVLSVIVAAVGLVENNIAVIIGAMVIAPLLTPNVALSLSTTLANQNLARKALITLVSGLLLALALSFVFGLFLHVDPAINEIALRTKVGMGDIIIGFAAGAAAALFFAIGAGTALVGVTVAAALLPPLVVTGLLLGEGEFYYASQSLLLLISNLIGINLAGTIVFISLGVWPSEWRDEVKAKRSALTAVGIWIILFFILMLILLAGEHILKLV